AACTCTCTATCAACAATCTTCGCTGGGCAAGAACTCCGGTCTATATCAGATCCGGAAAAGCGGTTCATCGGAGCGGTACCGAAATCGGTATCCGCTTCCACTCTCTTCCAAAGATTCTTTTTAATAAGGACGGCACCATTCCTCCAAACCAGATTATCTTCAAGATTCAGCCGGCAGAGGGAATAATAGTGGATATTTCCACAAAAGAGCCTGGAACGGATGAGCAGATCACACAGAGCTACATGAACTTCTGCTACAGGGATTCTTTCCAGAGCGCCTCCCCTGAGGCCTACCAGCGCCTTCTTTTAGATGCCCTGAGGGGGGACCATACTCTCTTTGTCAGCGCTGCAGAAACTGAGCACGCCTGGCTTGTACTCAAAGATATTATCAATAAAGACAGTCAATTTACATACACACCAGGGAAACTTCCCGAAAGCAAATTAGATGTGAACTGGATCGATTTCGATAAATATGCTCATCTCTGCTCCTGATTTTTATTGAGGGTACGAGAGTACGAGAGTACGACAGCACGACAATACAATTGTACTCCAATGCATGTAAAAACCCAATAAATCGGGGTAAATAGAAAACAATGAAACTTCATTTTCTTACAAGCCCGGCTAGAGGTGGCATTAATGCCGCCTCTTTTTTTTCCCCCGATTACGGGGCCCAAGAACAAAATGGAAATCCGCTGTATAAATATCGTTCTTCTTCCACCAGTAAAGATTAAGAAGCCAGCCAACCTTACCCGACTTGTAACAGTTTCCCGCAGTGCACTGCACTATGTCAACACAGAGGGGGTGGTGGCCACCTTCGCTAAGAAGCTACGGAGGGGCTAAAGACAGGGGGAGACCTCCACCTTATCTCTTTAAATTCAATCATCATACTCCGTAATCTGTATAAAAAAGAACCAATGCTGTCGTACACATTTTGTGTACTGAAAATCTTAAATACTGTATTTTCCTGCCTTCGAATTATTAAATTTCAACTATAAATATTCAAACACAGGAGACAGTTATGGTAAAAGCCTCATGCTGGCTGTTGATTTCCGGATGCATTGTGCAGCTTCTGGCACAATCGGTTGATGCGCCCTATGAAGTCGGTACCTGGCAGGGATTCCGTTCTGCTGCGGTGACCTATACTTTTGATGATCAGTGCGCAAATCAGTTTACGCATGCGGTGCCGCTTTTTGATGCAAAGGGCTTTAAAGCCACATTCTATCCGGTAATCAACTGGGGGGTGGACTGGAACAAGCTCAAGGCACTTGCGGCAAACGGCCATGAGATTGGAAGCCATACCATGTCTCATCCGGATCTCTCCGGTTCTCAGAACCAGGAGAGTGAACTGAGAGAATCAAAGGCCGAGACCAACAGACAGATACCTGGAAATCAGTGTATTACAATCGCCTACCCGTACTGCAATGCCGGCACGGTCTCACTGGTCAGCAAGTACTACATAGCAGGAAGGACTTGTCAGGGGCAGATTGAATCGAAAACTCCTCAAAACTTTTACGGTATCAGCTCCATAACCTGCGGCTCTCAGGGGACTACTAAGTCCCTGGAAAATCTCAATGAGAGAGTCAATGAGGCTGCGAATTCCAACGGATGGTGTGTTTTTCTGGTGCATGAGGTAAACAACGGCAACGGATATTCACCCATTGCAGCATCAGCGATAGAAGGTAACCTGAATTATCTCAGCCAGAATAAAGGGAAATTCTGGGTCTCCACATTCAGCAATGTTGTTCGTTACATTAAAGAGAGGAACGCTGTTCAGATTAGAAGCGTTCCATCTGAGACAAACCGTTTCATCC
This DNA window, taken from Fibrobacter sp., encodes the following:
- a CDS encoding polysaccharide deacetylase family protein is translated as MVKASCWLLISGCIVQLLAQSVDAPYEVGTWQGFRSAAVTYTFDDQCANQFTHAVPLFDAKGFKATFYPVINWGVDWNKLKALAANGHEIGSHTMSHPDLSGSQNQESELRESKAETNRQIPGNQCITIAYPYCNAGTVSLVSKYYIAGRTCQGQIESKTPQNFYGISSITCGSQGTTKSLENLNERVNEAANSNGWCVFLVHEVNNGNGYSPIAASAIEGNLNYLSQNKGKFWVSTFSNVVRYIKERNAVQIRSVPSETNRFILRVTDNLLDSIYNYPITIRRPIPANWDTVIVSQDEVTIESSVITVNGNRYVMFDAVPDKGDIVIAPALTSVQNKLYSNESHTSDFVKRMASGLQIDTRSFSGSKLKVNIAGLDGKIIRTYSIDKESTVKIFLPQGKLKRSSFIVQVTDGSKTASQVCIAID